The nucleotide sequence GACCATCAAAACATTTATCGAACAAAATTTAAACGTTTCACAAACCGCAAAGAAATTGTTTATGCACCGCAACAGCGTTCAATACCGAATCGATAAATTTATTGAGGGAACCGGCATTGACATTCGTCAATTTAAAGAAGCCATAGCGGTTTATTTGTACATTTTGCATAAAGAAAGGATCGATTGATATGGATATGAATCTTTTAACGAACTTTTACATGAAACAGCCTTTATTTTTAAAAATTGTGTTAGTTACCGTTGCTGCTGCCATTATCTTTGGGGCTGGCTACATTGTCGGTAGCTTCTTCGGAAGACATTTTGGGTAATTTTTTTGAAAATTCACTTTGTTCAATGTGCACAAAAACCTTCTACCCTTTTCGTGCACGTTGTCCGTTTCCTCCACATTTGAAATCGATTACAATCAAATTAACAAAAGCAAGGGATTAGGAGGAACGAAACATGGCAGAACTTCGCTTAGAGCATATTTATAAAATTTATGATAATAAAGTAACAGCGGTTAAAGACTTTAACCTACATATTCAAGATAAGGAATTTATCGTATTCGTCGGTCCTTCCGGTTGTGGTAAATCGACGACATTACGTATGGTTGCAGGTCTTGAAGAGATTTCAAAAGGTGATTTCTACATTGACGGGAAGCGCATGAACGATGTTGCACCAAAAGATCGTGATATTGCGATGGTATTCCAAAACTACGCCCTATACCCACATATGAACGTTTATGACAACATGGCGTTCGGTTTAAAATTACGTAAATTCCCGAAAGACGAAATTGATCGTCGCGTAAAAGAAGCTGCACGTATTCTTGGACTTGAGCAATATTTAGACCGTAAACCGAAAGCTTTATCCGGTGGTCAGCGTCAGCGTGTTGCTCTTGGTCGTGCAATCGTCCGTGATGCAAAAGTATTCTTAATGGACGAGCCGCTTTCAAACTTAGATGCGAAATTACGTGTTCAAATGCGCGCTGAAATCTCAAAACTGCACCAACGCTTACAAACAACAACAATCTACGTAACACACGACCAAACAGAAGCGATGACAATGGCAACTCGCCTAGTCGTCATGAAAGATGGAATTATCCAACAGGTTGGTGCACCAAAAGATGTATACGAAAAACCAGAAAACGTATTCGTCGGTGGTTTCATCGGTTCACCAGCAATGAACTTCTTCCACGGAAAGCTAGAAGATGGCAAATTCCACATCGGAAACACAGTGCTAGAAGTTCCTGAAGGAAAAATGAAATACTTACGTGAACAAGGTTACGCAGACAAAGAAGTTATCTTAGGAATCCGTCCAGAAGATATTCACGACGAACCAGTATTCATTGAATCCGCTAAAGGCTCTGCCGTTAACGCTCACATCGAGGTTGCTGAATTAATGGGATCTGAAATCATGCTTTACTCTCAAATCGAAGGCCAAGAATACGTTGCGCGTGTAGACTCTCGTTCCAACATCCAACGCGGTGAAAACGTCCAACTCGGCTTTGACATGAACAAAGCACACTTCTTCGACAAAGAAACAGAATCTCGCATTCGTCCGAAAAGCGAAGAGCTTGCAGAAGCAACTGCATAATGCATAATATTGAAAACAGCTCACTATTTTTAGTGAGCTGTTTTTTATTTGAAAAACGTTCAATGGTTTGGCATCGGATGACCGGATGGTCTATTCGCGCATAGGAGTGAGGTTTGCGCGCATTGACATCACATAGCCGCGCTTAGACGGCCCAGCCACGCGCATTGAGATTACATAGCCGCGCTTAAATAACCGGCCGCGCGCATTGAGATTACATAGCCGCGCTTAAATGGACCGGCCGCGCGCATTGAGATTACATAGCCGCGCTTAAATGGACCGGCCGCGCGCATTGAGATTACATAGCCGCGCTTAAACTGCCCAGCCACGCGCATTGACATCACATAGCCGCGCTTAAAAGCACCACCCCCGCGCATTGACATCACATAGCCGCGCTTAGACGGCCCAGCCACGCGCATTGAGATTACATAGCCGCGCTTAAATAACCGGCCGCGCGCATTGAGATTACATAGCCGCGCTTAAATGGACCGGCCACGCGCATTGACATCACATAGCCGCGCTTAAATGATCCGGCCGCGCGCATTGAGATTACATAGCCACGCTTAAATGGACCGGCCGCGCGCATTGAGATTACATAGCCGCGCTTAAATGAACCGGCCGCGCGCATTGAGATTACATAGCCACGCTTAAATGGACCGGCCGCGCGCATTGAGATTACATAGCCACGCTTAAATGGACCGGCCGCGCGCATTGAGATTACATAGCCGCGCTTAAAAACCCAGCCACGCGCATAGACACCACATTACCGCGCTTAGACTAAACAAAGTCACACATAGGAACCTCCACCTCACACTTAAAATAAAGCTGTAACAAATCATTCTCGCCTAGCTCCTCTTTCAGGCTCAAAGATCAGAAGTGTACGATTACTTTAGTCATTCTCGATTACGATTCATTTCGTTCATGAACAATATACAATTCTTCATACATACAATACTCACAGAAGAAAAGATGAATGCATTGGTGCAATTCAATCGAATGTTGAAATCCATCAAAAAGCTTCATACTTTCAATATCCATATATGCGCTGTAATCATCGAAGTAGTCCGTTACTTTTCCTTTATCGAAGATTTCGGCTTGGCATTGCGGACAGGTGCGCGTTACGTTTTTGAGTCCATTACATAATGAGCAGATTGCCACGTTTTAACCGTCTCCTTTTTTCACCTATTTTCTTTATTTTTTTCAATTCCCTTCGTTTTCATCTGCACATAATTTACCATTTTATTTTTTTGCATAGTTTTTTGAACAAGCCCCATACTACAAGTAAACTCACAAACAGTCATTGGGTTAAGCCGAGCAGGCAGTGAACAAATACGCGTTCACACGCTGGTGCAACTCCAGCTAACCCAACCATTATAAAACTTTTAAGGAGTTGAAATGTTATGGCACAACAACAAAATCGTAGCAACAGCTCTAACCAATTAGTGGTTCCTGGTGCACAGCAAGCAATTGATCAAATGAAGTATGAGATTGCAAATGAGTTTGGTGTAAACCTTGGACCAGAAACAACAGCTCGCGCTAACGGATCTGTAGGTGGAGAAATCACAAAACGCTTAGTTGCAATGGCGCAACAGCAAATGGGCGGTTATCAACAACAATAACAACTAGATATATGGCTTTGGAGGCACGCCTTGAGCGTGTCTCCTTTTATTTTTTTAACGTCTCATAGCATGAAAAAAAGAGGCCAACATTGACCCCTTTTCTGTTTTTTTACGATTGCGGTTGAGAAAGTTGCGTTTTGATTTGGTGCACTTCGTTTGGAGTAGCAGGCTGCGCTGGCTGATAATATCCTTTTTGTAATGCGTATTGGTACATTGTTCGTTGTCGAGCTTCATCTGCATTTCGCATTTGAATGAGTGTCTGACGTAATTGCTCATTGTCCGTTTGCGCGATGATGCTTGCATAATCGGTTAAGCTTGAATTTAAGCCGGATAAATAATCATTTACCATATCTTTTTCGTTAAACTGTGGCATTCTCATGTCCTCCTTCAAATGTTATTGTAGAAATCCCATTAATTTTTGTTGTGAACTTCTTGCTTGCTGGGCATCTCGTTGTAGCATGTCTTTTAATTGTGGATCTTGACAGCTTTGGGCATACGTATCAAGCTTATTGGCAATCGTTCCGTGGCCCCCAATTAAATGACGTAAATTAGAAAGCTCTAACTGTGTTAATTGACTTTGTGCTTGCGCTTGGTTCATTTGATTAGCATTATTCACTGGATTGTTCATCGGATTCATTCCGTTATTCATTTGGTTTTGCATCGATTTCCCTCCTCTTTTTCATTCAATATGTAATATCCCAACATCCACCAAAATTATGCAAAGGAACGCATCATTTTCTAATAAATGTTTGATTGTTTTGCAGAAGTGAATGGACAAAAAAAGAGCAAGTACATTCAGTACTTACTCTTGAATTAGTTGTAAGAAACGTTTCGTTCTTTCTTCTTTCGGATTTTCAAAAATTTCTTCTGGTGTGCCTCGTTCAACGATAACTCCTTGGTCCATAAAGATGACTTCGTCCGCCACTTCTTTAGCAAAGCGCATTTCATGTGTGACAACAACCATCGTCATACCTTCGTTAGCCAAATCTTTCATAACTTTTAATACTTCCCCAACAAGTTCAGGGTCCAGTGCAGATGTTGGCTCATCGAAAAGCATGACGTTTGGCTCCATTGCAAGCGCTCGGGCGATTCCGACACGCTGTTGTTGTCCACCGGATAGTTGGAATGGATAATAATCTTTTTTATCTAAAAGTCCAACCTTATCAAGAAGCTGTTCTGCCTTTTTCACCGCATCTTCTTTCTTTTCCTTCTTTACTGTGACAGGCCCTTCAATTACGTTCCCAAGGGCTGATTTATGCGGGAAAAGGTTATAGTTTTGAAAAACCATTCCAGACTTGCTGCGGAATGAGGCGATATCTTTTTTCGACACCGGTTTTGAAAAGTCAACCGTTTGGTCATCCAATTGAATCGTTCCTGTTGTCGGGATTTCCAGGGCATTTAAACAGCGAAGAAACGTTGTTTTCCCTGATCCAGACGGACCGATTAAGACGACAACCTTCCCCTTCTCAATGGTTAAATCAATGCCTTTTAAAACTTCAAGCTCATCAAAACGCTTCGTTAAGTTTTGAATCGTAATCATGTTAAAACTCCTTTATTTGGCCACATAGCGATCCAGTTTGGATTCGATTCGTTGCTGAGCAATCGATAATAGGAAACAAATAACCCAATAAATAAGTGCAGCTTCCGTGTATAGAAGAAGTACTTCATACGTTCTTGAAGCAATTTGTTGGGCAACACGGAACATTTCCGTCACTAAAATAAGAGATGCTAATGAAGTATCCTTCACTAAACTAATAAAAGTGTTGGACAAAGGTGGAATTGAAACACGGGCAGCTTGTGGTAAAATAATTCGCTTTAAATTTTGCGAATAGGACATGCCAAGTGTATACCCTGCTTCCCACTGACCCTTTGGAATCGATAAGATTGCTGCACGAATGATTTCAGATGCATAGGCTCCAACATTTAAGGAGAATCCGATAACAGCAGACGGAAATGGATCAATTGTAATACCAACAGATGGCATACCGTAAAAGATGATAAATAACTGTACAAGCAATGGTGTTCCACGAATAATCGACACATACACTCTAGCGATCCATTGGAGTGGCTTAATGGATGAAATGCGTGCTAAAGCTGTTAATACAGCTAAAATTAACCCAAAAAAGAAGGAAATAAGTGTTAAAGGTAGGGTAAAATACAAAGCTCCCTCCAACATAGGAAGAAGGGAACTTTGTGCAATTTCCATTAAACGCTCCAATTTCTCTGGATTGTTTAATATATTATTCAGATACATCTTCACCAAACCATTTCTCTGAAATTTGCTTTAATGTACCGTCTTCTTTCATTTCTTTTAACGCACCATTTACAGCTTCAACAAGCTCTTCGTTTCCTTGACGGAACATGAATGCACTTTCAGCTGCATCGTCGCTCTCTGCAACAATTTTAATTGGCGCATCAGGCTTTTGCTTTAAGAAATCAAGAACAGAAAGCTTGTCATTAAGCGTTAAGTCTGCGCGTTTAGATGTGATGAGCTCAATTGCTTGAATAAAGCCTTCTACTCCAACTAGTTCAGCACCGTTAGCTTTTGCCATTTCTCCGTAGTTACTTGTTAACGATTGCGCTGCTTTTTTGCCTTCTAAATCTTCAAAAGATTGAATATCGTTGTTTTCTTTATGAACCACAACTACCGCAGTAGAAATTGTGTATGGTGTAGAGAAATCATATTTCTCTTGACGCTCTGGCTTAATACCTACTTGGTTTGCAATCATGTCAAAACGCTCTGCATCTAAACCAGCAAACATAGCGTCCCATTGAGTTTCCATGAACTCCACTTCAAGGCCAAGACGATTTGCTACTTCTTTTGCTACTTCCACATCGTAGCCTGTTAATTCACCAGACTCATCATGGAATGTAAAAGGCGCATATGTTCCTTCTGTACCAATACGGATAACGCCCTCTTCTTTAATTTTTTCGTATAAATTTTCACCTTCAGCAGGTGCTGCTTGTTCATTCGTTCCCTCGTTAGACGTACCGCACGCTGCAAGCATGAATACGAGGCCTGTAATAACAAACAATGATAGCCATAACTTCTTCATGTTTAAACCCCCAGTATTCTTATAGGATATAGATACTCCTGAATCATATAAAAGAAACTTGCTCTTGTCAATGGAATTGTCTCGATTAGAATTTCCTTTTCGACAAAAAATGATACGGAGCACAGTCCATTTTATTTTATCTGTACGGAAATGAATTGCAATGAAAATGCTCATTTCTGATGTTCATCCGAATACCTATTTTTATCAAATTGCGGACACTTACCTGCCTAGCAACGTCTTCCCTAACGACAAACTGAACCATATTGTCCCCAAATAAGAAACATACATGATTTTACACTCACACCCCAGACATGAAAATTTATTCTCCCCGGGGTTTTTTCTTTCTACCATCTACCTATCATGATCGATCATTCAGCTCATAGGTAATTTTTATTTTCACAGAAAAAGCGCAAGCCCTTAGGCGAAGAGCGCTGGAGGACCTGCGAGGAAGGCTTCCGTCGCCACAGCAGGGCCGAACCGACCCGAGCGGATGGCGCTTGGAGCTAGGCTAGACACCAAAAAAACGGTAAAGAGAATACTTTAACACTTTATTGAACTTAAACTTTCTGTAACAATAAAAAAACGCTGGCGATCATATCACCAGCGGTCACGTCATTCTGTTATTCTTCCACTACAACGGCTGTTCCGTAGGCAATGATTTCAGAAGCGTTTTGCATCACAGCAGATGTTTCTAACCGCATCCCTACGATTGCGTTCGCTCCTTGCTTTTTCGCATCTTCTACCATGCGGCCGATTGCTTTTTGGCGAGCTTCTTCCATCATTTCTGTGTATTCTTTTAATTCCCCGCCCACGATTGTTTTCAAACTAGCCATAATATCTTTTCCGATATGTTTTGATTGTACGGTACTTCCTTTTACAAGCCCCTTGAACTCTTTTATTTCTTTTCCTGGAACGGTATTAGTAGTTACGATAATCATTTTCTTCCTCCTCCTTTTTCTCCTGTATTCTTTCCTTGATTAAATAAATCAATATGATGACAAAGGAAATAAATGATAATCCAATAAAAGTGATTCCGATTATAAATTCGAAAAATAAAAAGATAAATCCGATAATTTGTGTGACAAGGCCAATCCCTAACCAGACTTGCTTCATGAAATCGCCTTCTTCCATTTTGGGTTCATCTATACATACGATTTGTTCAAAAAAAGGTTTCATCTTTTTTTGAATGAGGTAATGAAAAAAATAACTCGATGAAAGGAGATAAGAAATATGGGAAGGACAAACGCTCTTCTCTCAGAAATTACCTTACATTCACCACTTTCCCTTTACGAGGCTATTCGACTTCACAGTGTATCTAAAAAAATGAGTGGAACGATTTATTTCATTCGAAACGGAACTGTCGTCGATTGCAAAAAGTTACCAAAGCTTATTTCTTTTCTCATGACAACAAGTGAGACCGATCAAATCAAATTAATTGTCGACTACGAAAAGGAACCGAAATGGTTACCAATCATTCGACAGATTTTAGCGCACCAGCCGAGTCAGTCGTTTCGAAAAGTGCCGCTACACCCAATGAAAAAAGTCAAAATTTAAAAGGTTGTGAAATTCATGAACCGTGAGATTCAATACGAAAAGAAAGAAAAAAAATCGAATTCTAGTATGGTGTTTGCTACATTCATTAAATATGCGACGTATTTGATTATCTTCTTCGGTGTCATGTGGTTTTTGATTCATTATATTTTGCCCATTTTTCAATAATGAAGGAGGAATAAATGATGGCTCTCTTTCAACATATTGTCGTTGCGTACGATAAATTCGACCATAGTGGCGAGGCTCTCCTGTTGGGAAATCAGCTTGCCAATCAATTGAATGCTAAATTAACCATTGTCCATGTCCACTCTCCATCACTCGATGAAGTAGTTGCGGAAGCTACACCTCGTATGCACATGGGAGGATACGTGGCAGATGGGACACCCGCTCCACCACCTACTGCTTTTGAACACCTGGAGAAGCCCATTAGGCTCGACCAACTAAAGCAGAACATAGTGGCGGAAATTCAGCAATTTATTCCCGTTACTGACCAAATGACCATTGAAGTTGTCGAGGGTGAGCCTGAAAAACTGTTACCAAAGTTAGCAGAAAGCTTGCAAGCTGATTTAATCATTACTGGAAAACGTAATGCTTCATTGAAAAAACTTTTATTTGGAAGTATTAGTGAAAAGATGGCAAAAGCAACAGATACCCCTGTCCTCGTTGCAAAATGACGTTTGCCCCTTTTCTAAAAGGCCTAAAGGAGGGTACAACCCTCCTTTTTTATTTCCCCTTCTAATCGACTACGCTGTAACTTTTGTCACAATTTGTTGTAAAACCTTTGACGTTTTTTCCGATATAAGGAGTAGTGATAAATCGAATTAGTCAAAGGAGAATTTACATTATGACGTTTTCATTGTTCAAGAAAAAGCACCGTACTACTACATCCGATTCCGTTTTTTCTCAACCAATTGATGAAACTAAGATCGTATTGAA is from Bacillus kexueae and encodes:
- a CDS encoding ABC transporter ATP-binding protein; amino-acid sequence: MAELRLEHIYKIYDNKVTAVKDFNLHIQDKEFIVFVGPSGCGKSTTLRMVAGLEEISKGDFYIDGKRMNDVAPKDRDIAMVFQNYALYPHMNVYDNMAFGLKLRKFPKDEIDRRVKEAARILGLEQYLDRKPKALSGGQRQRVALGRAIVRDAKVFLMDEPLSNLDAKLRVQMRAEISKLHQRLQTTTIYVTHDQTEAMTMATRLVVMKDGIIQQVGAPKDVYEKPENVFVGGFIGSPAMNFFHGKLEDGKFHIGNTVLEVPEGKMKYLREQGYADKEVILGIRPEDIHDEPVFIESAKGSAVNAHIEVAELMGSEIMLYSQIEGQEYVARVDSRSNIQRGENVQLGFDMNKAHFFDKETESRIRPKSEELAEATA
- a CDS encoding alpha/beta-type small acid-soluble spore protein, yielding MAQQQNRSNSSNQLVVPGAQQAIDQMKYEIANEFGVNLGPETTARANGSVGGEITKRLVAMAQQQMGGYQQQ
- a CDS encoding spore coat protein codes for the protein MPQFNEKDMVNDYLSGLNSSLTDYASIIAQTDNEQLRQTLIQMRNADEARQRTMYQYALQKGYYQPAQPATPNEVHQIKTQLSQPQS
- a CDS encoding amino acid ABC transporter ATP-binding protein; the protein is MITIQNLTKRFDELEVLKGIDLTIEKGKVVVLIGPSGSGKTTFLRCLNALEIPTTGTIQLDDQTVDFSKPVSKKDIASFRSKSGMVFQNYNLFPHKSALGNVIEGPVTVKKEKKEDAVKKAEQLLDKVGLLDKKDYYPFQLSGGQQQRVGIARALAMEPNVMLFDEPTSALDPELVGEVLKVMKDLANEGMTMVVVTHEMRFAKEVADEVIFMDQGVIVERGTPEEIFENPKEERTKRFLQLIQE
- a CDS encoding amino acid ABC transporter permease is translated as MYLNNILNNPEKLERLMEIAQSSLLPMLEGALYFTLPLTLISFFFGLILAVLTALARISSIKPLQWIARVYVSIIRGTPLLVQLFIIFYGMPSVGITIDPFPSAVIGFSLNVGAYASEIIRAAILSIPKGQWEAGYTLGMSYSQNLKRIILPQAARVSIPPLSNTFISLVKDTSLASLILVTEMFRVAQQIASRTYEVLLLYTEAALIYWVICFLLSIAQQRIESKLDRYVAK
- a CDS encoding amino acid ABC transporter substrate-binding protein translates to MKKLWLSLFVITGLVFMLAACGTSNEGTNEQAAPAEGENLYEKIKEEGVIRIGTEGTYAPFTFHDESGELTGYDVEVAKEVANRLGLEVEFMETQWDAMFAGLDAERFDMIANQVGIKPERQEKYDFSTPYTISTAVVVVHKENNDIQSFEDLEGKKAAQSLTSNYGEMAKANGAELVGVEGFIQAIELITSKRADLTLNDKLSVLDFLKQKPDAPIKIVAESDDAAESAFMFRQGNEELVEAVNGALKEMKEDGTLKQISEKWFGEDVSE
- a CDS encoding YbjQ family protein, with protein sequence MIIVTTNTVPGKEIKEFKGLVKGSTVQSKHIGKDIMASLKTIVGGELKEYTEMMEEARQKAIGRMVEDAKKQGANAIVGMRLETSAVMQNASEIIAYGTAVVVEE
- a CDS encoding universal stress protein, whose amino-acid sequence is MMALFQHIVVAYDKFDHSGEALLLGNQLANQLNAKLTIVHVHSPSLDEVVAEATPRMHMGGYVADGTPAPPPTAFEHLEKPIRLDQLKQNIVAEIQQFIPVTDQMTIEVVEGEPEKLLPKLAESLQADLIITGKRNASLKKLLFGSISEKMAKATDTPVLVAK